The following coding sequences lie in one Halomonas sp. 'Soap Lake #6' genomic window:
- a CDS encoding ABC transporter permease subunit: MMLSRVAGLMKRLQLGRRAVIALPLVWLTLFFLLPFGLVLKISLSESVIAIPPYGPLVEYADQTLQVFLNLGNYLFLLSDSLYVAAYWGSIKTAFISTAVCLLIGYPMAYAMARAPVRWQLILLLLVMLPSWTSFLIRVYAWMGILSNSGLINNLLMGLGVIDSPLRMMNTQFAVIIGIVYAYLPFMVLPLYAHLTRLDNSLLEAAADLGSRKLNTFLTVTLPLSMGGIVAGSMLVFIPAVGEFVIPELLGGPNTLMIGKVLWEEFFLNRDWPVASALAMVMLLLLLIPIVLFHRYQSRELEK; this comes from the coding sequence ATGATGCTGTCTCGTGTCGCTGGTTTGATGAAACGCCTGCAGTTAGGCCGTCGTGCGGTGATTGCGCTTCCTCTTGTCTGGCTAACGCTGTTCTTTCTGCTGCCTTTTGGGTTAGTGCTCAAAATCAGCTTGTCTGAATCAGTGATTGCCATTCCGCCCTATGGGCCTTTGGTGGAGTACGCTGACCAAACGCTGCAGGTGTTTCTCAATTTGGGAAACTATCTTTTTTTGTTGTCGGACTCTTTGTATGTTGCGGCGTACTGGGGATCGATCAAAACCGCGTTTATTTCTACTGCTGTCTGTTTGCTAATTGGCTATCCAATGGCTTACGCCATGGCACGGGCACCGGTTCGTTGGCAGCTTATCCTGCTATTGCTGGTGATGCTGCCTTCCTGGACCTCATTTTTGATCCGTGTGTACGCCTGGATGGGGATTTTGAGCAACAGCGGGTTAATCAACAATTTGCTGATGGGATTAGGGGTAATTGACTCACCGCTGCGCATGATGAATACCCAATTTGCCGTCATTATTGGGATCGTGTATGCCTACCTACCGTTTATGGTGTTGCCACTTTATGCGCACTTAACGCGGCTTGATAACTCTCTGCTAGAGGCTGCTGCTGATCTTGGTTCGCGCAAGCTCAATACCTTTCTAACAGTCACGCTGCCGCTCTCCATGGGAGGAATAGTTGCGGGCTCTATGCTGGTATTTATTCCCGCTGTGGGTGAGTTTGTCATCCCCGAGCTGTTGGGCGGCCCCAATACACTGATGATCGGTAAAGTGCTTTGGGAAGAGTTTTTCTTAAATCGCGATTGGCCAGTAGCCTCTGCACTAGCGATGGTAATGCTACTGCTGCTGTTAATACCTATCGTGTTGTTCCACCGTTACCAATCCCGGGAGCTTGAAAAATGA